One stretch of Ipomoea triloba cultivar NCNSP0323 chromosome 8, ASM357664v1 DNA includes these proteins:
- the LOC116027547 gene encoding agamous-like MADS-box protein AGL61: MEAGKKTRGRQKIPMRRIEKDGDRFATFSKRRKGFYKKATELCWLSGCDIGIVLTSPTGKMFSFFNPSPESIIRRVFGRGINLDGGELSQAVDEHSRRRVNELYEMIDGVEARREVLNQKSKALDQSISSNTWWETPVADFSLEDVERCQAFLEELQTKASICFDALNNGGGGSSISIASQPQNAALLSPYPLLPSNAGNVV; this comes from the coding sequence ATGGAGGCCGGCAAGAAAACCAGGGGCCGACAGAAAATTCCGATGCGCCGGATCGAGAAAGACGGCGATCGATTCGCGACGTTCTCGAAGCGGCGCAAAGGTTTCTACAAGAAAGCGACTGAGCTTTGCTGGCTGTCCGGTTGCGACATCGGGATAGTTCTGACTTCTCCGACGGGGAAGATGTTCTCGTTCTTCAATCCGTCGCCGGAGTCGATCATCCGGCGAGTGTTCGGCCGGGGGATAAACCTTGACGGCGGCGAACTCTCTCAGGCCGTCGACGAGCACTCTCGGCGACGAGTCAACGAGCTCTACGAGATGATCGACGGCGTGGAGGCTCGGAGGGAGGTTTTGAATCAGAAATCGAAGGCGCTGGATCAGAGCATTTCGTCGAACACCTGGTGGGAGACTCCTGTCGCTGACTTCTCCTTGGAAGACGTTGAGAGGTGCCAAGCTTTCCTGGAAGAGCTGCAGACTAAGGCGAGTATCTGCTTTGATGCACTTAATAATGGCGGCGGTGGATCTTCAATCTCCATAGCCTCTCAACCACAAAATGCTGCATTGCTCTCTCCATATCCCTTGCTTCCTTCAAACGCAGGAAATGTCGTCTGA